In the genome of Desulfitobacterium chlororespirans DSM 11544, one region contains:
- a CDS encoding methyl-accepting chemotaxis protein, whose translation MLDQRAINSCKLLAEVLVDAIPGGAMFWLVEGNTVTWTKSSEKFGIQIVKTGDQLDERYSSIRAMKERTLLLNQSIKRSKQGERLIMSTLPYVDEYDQVQGAFNMAWPRIHPVIAAFGNFAPILAEMYHDGALLYISDLKKVVMRQASSRFDLQSFQLGQNREEDEAARQALSSQSPVILEMGEEKYGVPVTVANYPLFDEENKDEIVAILGIITPKKTAVELRQIAADLEKGLLEISAAVQQLTASAADIHTNEKVQNDKIREVAAHTEEIRGIMALIRKIADATNMLGFNAAIEATRAGKQGNGFGVVAEEIRKLSEQTRSTIPQIQRLTDSIQEKVNQINLKSMNSLQSSQGQAAATEEVTAGIQEISAMAEELNRIALLL comes from the coding sequence ATGCTTGATCAGAGAGCAATAAACTCCTGTAAGCTGCTGGCCGAGGTGCTGGTGGATGCCATACCCGGCGGGGCGATGTTTTGGCTGGTGGAAGGAAATACTGTAACCTGGACGAAAAGCTCCGAGAAGTTCGGAATTCAGATCGTCAAAACAGGAGATCAGCTGGATGAGAGATACTCATCCATCAGAGCAATGAAGGAACGGACCCTCCTGCTCAATCAATCGATCAAACGATCCAAGCAGGGAGAGCGGTTGATTATGTCTACCCTTCCCTATGTGGATGAATATGATCAGGTTCAGGGAGCTTTCAATATGGCTTGGCCCCGAATTCATCCGGTCATTGCCGCTTTTGGCAATTTTGCCCCGATTCTGGCGGAAATGTATCATGATGGCGCTCTGTTGTATATCTCGGATTTAAAAAAGGTTGTGATGAGACAAGCCTCCTCCAGATTTGATTTGCAGAGTTTTCAGCTGGGGCAGAACCGGGAAGAAGACGAAGCAGCCCGCCAAGCCTTGTCAAGCCAAAGTCCGGTGATTCTGGAAATGGGGGAAGAAAAGTACGGGGTTCCGGTGACGGTTGCTAATTATCCTTTGTTCGATGAGGAGAATAAGGATGAGATCGTTGCCATTTTGGGGATTATCACCCCTAAAAAGACCGCGGTGGAATTGCGGCAAATAGCGGCCGATCTGGAAAAAGGTCTTTTGGAGATTTCGGCGGCCGTCCAGCAGTTGACGGCCTCGGCTGCGGATATTCATACCAATGAGAAAGTGCAGAACGACAAGATCAGAGAGGTTGCCGCTCATACCGAGGAAATCAGGGGTATTATGGCCTTGATCAGAAAGATCGCCGATGCCACCAATATGCTGGGCTTTAACGCAGCCATAGAAGCGACCCGGGCGGGAAAACAGGGCAACGGATTCGGGGTGGTGGCTGAAGAAATAAGAAAGCTGTCCGAACAAACCCGCAGCACGATTCCGCAAATCCAAAGACTAACGGATTCTATTCAGGAAAAAGTGAACCAGATCAATCTAAAAAGTATGAACTCCCTTCAATCCAGTCAGGGACAGGCCGCCGCTACCGAAGAAGTCACAGCCGGCATCCAGGAAATATCAGCGATGGCCGAAGAACTTAACCGCATCGCTTTGCTGCTCTAG